AAGCGAGTCGTTCGTGTACAAGTTAGTTCTGCTACGAAGGTATTAAATCTACATACCGAGCATCAATGAGACGTCAAATGGACTGGAGAATAACACGAATGATGGATGTTATAACCTCGTGCTATGAAGTGACTTGACCGTATCCCAACAGTGAAGCTCTACCAGAAAAGAAACCCAATAACGCCTCGGCGCCTCCGCTATGCAACAAAACAAAGGAAATGATACATTAGAAACAAAGTAAAGGAACCAACGGCGCTTAATTCGCGAAAAAGAAACGATTAAACGCCATCATCAACAGCCAAGAGTGAACACTGAAATCATATTCACGGCATATCCTCCATCGACGGCGGCACGACGACCCTCCCGCGCCTTGCGATCTTGCCCATGCCCCTGCCCTGAAGTCTGCCGGCCGTCTGTGAGCCGGGGGACCGGGCGGCGATCACGCCCGGCACCGCTCCGTCGTTGACGACGGGGGTCTGGGCTGCCAAGGGCGCAGACCTGGCCTTGATGTCGGCGGTGGCCTCGCGGCTGGTCTTTCCAATGACATAGCTGGTAGACGGGCCGGCGGGGCTGAGCTCTGCCCTGGAGACGAGGGTCGGCGTGGCGGAGATGAGGGGCACGGCGATTGTGAGGACGAGGGCGATGAGGGCGGATGGGAGCTGCATTTTGAGTTTATTTGTTGGGGGGTTGCTTTTGTAGTTGTAGGACGGCTGTTTGGTTGTTTGTCTTGgaggaaagggaaaaaaagaggaattTGGTGACAACCCAGCCGCTTGTTGCTCGGTATGGCGTTGTAGAAATGTCTTGTTGTTCAGATGCTGTCGAGTCTGGTAGGCTTATACGATGCAGGATCTACAGTCAAGAGTCTGCAAAGGGGATCAAGATGCAGACGAGTTATCAACTGCAAGTTCGAATACCGTAATGTGTTGGTCGGGCGAGTCGATTGGATGATGACTGCATGCGTCAATGAAACGAAATGCTCACCATTCTGCAGAGGATTCGTGCATCCTTATACACTGGAGATTTAGGCTTCTTGCCGTCCCCACAGAGTTCAAGACTGCaggatctagttctagtcaccTTCTTGCTGCTCGCAGGCGCAGCAGCTTTCCGAAAAAAATTGGCACAAAGCCTCCCGAGGCGTGTCCCGATTTGGGACGGACAAGGCAATTTGCTGACGGAGAACAAGGGAGGGGATAGAGTGCAGCGCTTGCTTACTATGCTGCGCCGCCCGCTGACGACATGAGGTTGTGCGGATAGACCCTTGCCGTTGGAAATGACGCCAATCTCGACTGACATGCATTTAGTTCTGTACGTACGAAGTAGAAGTAGATATATTGTAAAGCTTTGTATCTTGTATACGTTATTGGAAGCTGTGAAAAAGATCAAAAACTCAATTACATGTTTATGCCTTTGGTGAATCACAGGAAATGGAAATGGCTGCGCTGTGTATACTTTCAAACAGTAACGATTGGCCCTCAGATTGTTACTTCGTAGATTGCTGCCGCTGGACCCAGGGCTGACAGGGGTAAATGGCTGAGCAGGCTAAAAATACAGCACCCCCAACAGCACAAGCATGACCCCAGGTCTCGGTGAATGCAGGCCCACCTGCGCTGCCGCATGCTTACCTCCACCTGGGGCTACAACTCCAATTTTAGAGGTCGTCCTGGTACGTGTCGAACCAACTGCGTACAACCCTTGCGATATGTCGACGCCAAGTAGGCGACCGAGATGATCAGCTCGATGGAAGCAAATGCAAATGGGTAAAGCTCTATCAATTCTTTCCGACATTCCATGGAAAGAATGAATCGTTCGTCAATCGTTGATTGCATGAGCAGGCCAAATTGGTAGCAGGCGCCAGCGTTGTTAGAAACTTGGTCAACGACGAGACGGCATCATCACATCATAACCAGGCATGGACAGCAAATTCTTCAAGAATCAACATCAACTCGCAAACATTTTGTGACATTGCATTCAAGATTACCATCAGCGAGCCGGCTGCACATCACTAGCAATCCCGCCCTTCAACAGATCGCTGCCCCGTGGCTCCTCGACTCCACGCTTCaattccaggcccggcgGCCTGCCGTGATCCTCACTACAGCCACCCTGCCGCCCCGCCATGGATCCGCCCAAGGAGGCACTTTTGAAGTCGCGTATACTGACCCCAGCAATGAACAGCCGGTCGATCTCCTCGAGCGTCTTGCCCGTGCACTCTGGGATGAAGAACCACGTGAACAAGACGCTCAGCAAGCAAAAGCCGCCAAAGACGAAGCCGACCTTGGATCCGAGGCTGGCATACTGCGCGTGAATGAGGTACGTGACGCTGAACGAGGTGAGAAATTGAACGGCGAtgctgtgttttttttgggtggCGAGTTAGCATGCCGTTGCGCATTGGCGCAAGGCTTTGAAGCGGTGGGAAGGACACGTACTTGCACGCCGCTCCCATGGCGTAAGTCTTGTCGCGTAGCCGCAGGGTCGGGATCTCGGCCACCACGACGTGCATGTGCGCACCCCAGCCGATGTTGAAGCCGGCTTGGAAAAGAGGCATGAGGGCTATAATTCCGTTGCGGATGGACAGGGGTGGGTTGTTGACGGTGCCGAGGGCGCCCATGCAGAACAGGCCTAGAGTTTGCCAGATCGATCCAAACAGCATCAGGGGGCTAGGCTGAGGTAACAAGGCGTGTGAGCTAGGAATAGTTGCGGATCGGGACTGCCTGTGACGGGGAGGATTGCAGTGAGAAAAGCGTACCGACGACCAACAAAGTCCACCAGAAACTGACTTAGAATGCACTCCACCACCGTCAAGACCGAGGTGATGATCTTTATGGAAAAGGGGTTGAAGGCATCCTGCATCTGAATAAAGATGGTACCGTAGTTGGTGATGAAGCTGAGACCTGTAAGATGCAGGAGCATGTTTGTGCCGATCACTATCAGAGTCCGCCGTCTGTTGGCGCCCTCGAACGTCTCTTTAAAGGTACCGTTCGACATGCTGATTGTGCTCTTGTAGCTCTCGAATTCTTCCAGGATCTCTTTGTCCGAGAAGCGACCGACTCGCAACTTTCGCAATGCTTCGAGGCCGTCTTGTTCTCGACCTTTGAGTAGATACCAGCGTGGTGACTGTGACGCAGTAAAGTTAGGGTTGTTTCTGTCCAGGACAAGATTTGATCTCGTTAACTCATACCTCGGGGATGAAGAACAAGCAGGGGAAAATAAGGCACGGGATAATGTACAAGCACCCAAAGGTGATTCTGTAGGAAGAGTCGCCCTCGACCTCACTGGCGCCCTTGACGATGAGTGCGCTGATCAGGGTGCCAATCTACCGAAAAAGAAACGTCAGCTAATTATGTCCTGTCAAAGTTCATAGGTAACCAACTAGCTGTCAACCAAGATCGGCCACAGCCTCCAGACGTACCCCAATACCAGTGTGGTACGTCGCCACTATGAATCCCCTCACATGCGGTGGGACAATCTCAGACTGCATCACCGGCACGACGGCCATCTCCATGCCAATGTAGACGTAAGCGATACACCTCCCCAGCAGCACGGCGACCCTCGACTCTGCCGTGACGCAGACCGTAGCCCCGACCACGGCCCAGACGCACATGGCCTGCAGTGTCGTCCTGCGGCCCCACCTCGCGCTGACCAAGCTCCCCTGCGCCATGCCCAACATGAAGTCCACGTAGGGGAGGCTGTTGAGCAGCGACAGGAAGTAGGGCTCGACCTCGTGGCGCGGGGGCTCGAGCGTGGGGTTCAAGGCGCCAAAGTCGCGCGCAAAGGCCGGGAAGGCTTGCGAGCCGGAAAAGATGCCCAGGTCGAGGCCAAAGTTGACCTGCGACAGGGCGATCAGGAGGACGGACAGGGTGAGGCGGCCGTTGAAGGCGCGGGGGATCCGCGACATGCTCGGCCGCACCGTCGACTGGGTGGGTTCGTCGGGTGGCATGTTTTTGTCTGGCGTATTTTCATGTCTGATGGCCCTAGTATGACAAGCGAGCGAGGAATGGAAGTgttgtgttttgtttttatctggAGCGAGGATCAACGACTCCCCCTTCCCCTTACCCACGACCCTGGACAATACGCCGGAAATAAGAGCAAAGCCCCATCATTCACCGGGCCGTTATTGCATGGCATTTTTATTCGATCAGTGTTTGGCTCTGGTAGAGTAGCACTGGGATCAGCTACTAGACTAGATAGGGTTGCAACAGCCGAGCTGGTGGGAACTGGATGCAAGGGTCGGGGGAACCGCCAGTCTGGAAAAACGAACAAAAGTTCCGGCAAGCGGCGGACAAAACAATCGAACCCCCAAAATTGGCTTGCGGGTGCCCATCGATTGCCATGTGCGGACAGCCGGTGAGGGCCACCGAAGAATATCTACCATGTGTCGAAAAAGTAATAATAGCGTGTCAGCTGGCGATTGTTCCAGGCAGCTCGGGCGAAGAACATGCGAGTGAGCGATAAAACCGAGGGGATGGATGTTGAGTGGCAAGAGGTGCGTACGCAAGGTACGGTACAGTCTGACCCAATGGACGGCATCGATACTACAGTAAATTCCCCAATTTCTCACCCTCCATCCCTGCCTGCATTTTGCCACTCCAGACTTACTATAGGCACAAGCAGAAGACGTCTTGGGCGTCCAGCGATGCGCGCAGGGTCCAGGCAAGGATCGGAATTCGTTGCCGCGGATTCCCATCCCAGGGTCGGCCCACACCGGGGCGGACAATTGAACTCCAGCTGCTCGTCCTGCGAGGTCCGCATTATTCCCGTCATGACAGGAGCGAAGGTCGAGTTGAAGCTCTTCATAGTTCACACTACCCACTCCACTAGCAGCATCTCGTCGCGTGGATTCTTCCCATAAAACCTATTCATGTAGTGCTGATGTGCGAGATGGTCTTAATCTAGCTGCCGTTCAACCATTTAGAATTAGTACCTTGTCACCATTCGGTTGATACCAGCTAACGAGTGTATATTTGGCTTGAAATCAAGCTTTAGCCCAGTGAGACCGCTGGACATTCTGCAGCTGCTTCTGGTTAGTTGAATGACTTCAAATATTTATTCCATGTCGTTGCAGACGCGTTGATATAAGGTTTGCATCGGTGACTAGCCAGACCTGTCACCGTGGGGCCGCCTTATTTGATGCAATTTCTTTTACAATGTGATTCGCAATGGAAGATTCAATTTCGCAAAAAGCCATTTCACATCCATGGCGACTCGTGGTATCGTAATTATTTGTCGCATTAGATCAGATAGATCTTGGTTTCACATGCGAGCAAGCGCTGAGTCAGCGGTGGGAGCACGGTAAAGACGCTGCAACGCGCTATAGCTATAGCCGAGATGGCGCTACCCATGGTAAATGGGCGCCCCAACAAAGCGGGGTCGAATCGTCATCAACGAATCCCAAGGTAGCTGGTCCATCGGCTCATCCACCTTTGATAtaccaccagcagcaactCGCCAGACAACACAAATGTCCTCCCCGGCCACCAAAAGACCAAAATTTCTCATAATCGTCGCAGACGATCTGGGCTACAGCGACACGAGCCCATTCGGCGGCGAGATCAACACGCCAAACCTGGCACGGCTCGTCTCCGACGGCAATGGACGGCTGTTGACCAACTTCCACACGGCTTCGGCCTGCTCGCCGACGCGATCCATGCTCTTCTCCGGCACCGACAACCACATCGCCGGCCTGGGCCAGATGGCTGAGAACATGCGCGCCCACGCGGACCTGTACAGGGACAAGCCGGGCTACGAAGGTTATTTGAATTTCCGAGTCGCTGCGCTCTCGGAAGTTTTTCAGGATGCCGGGTACCAGACCTTGATGACGGGCAAGTGGTGAGTTTTGAGGGCTTTCGTCCTTGGATGGATATGCTTGCATCGTTAATGCATGACCTTTTGTTTGCTCACGCGGCTTTCTACAGGCATCTCGGTCTGACTCGCGAGACCTCGCCTCACGCACGTGGTTTTGAAAGATCTCATGTCTTTCTCTCCGGCTGCCACAACCATTACAATTTCGAGCCGCAGCTAGAGGATCCCGCCCACGGGCTTGGGGACGTGATTAGTCAGGCGAAATTCTGGATGGAGGACGATCGGTTCCTTGACAGAACCAAGGACCTCCCCAAAGATTTCTACTCGTCCACCTTTTACGGCAACAAGATGGCCCAGTACCTCCGAGAGCGCGCCGGGTCCGACAGGCCATTCTTTGCCT
Above is a genomic segment from Pyricularia oryzae 70-15 chromosome 7, whole genome shotgun sequence containing:
- a CDS encoding sugar transporter, giving the protein MPPDEPTQSTVRPSMSRIPRAFNGRLTLSVLLIALSQVNFGLDLGIFSGSQAFPAFARDFGALNPTLEPPRHEVEPYFLSLLNSLPYVDFMLGMAQGSLVSARWGRRTTLQAMCVWAVVGATVCVTAESRVAVLLGRCIAYVYIGMEMAVVPVMQSEIVPPHVRGFIVATYHTGIGIGTLISALIVKGASEVEGDSSYRITFGCLYIIPCLIFPCLFFIPESPRWYLLKGREQDGLEALRKLRVGRFSDKEILEEFESYKSTISMSNGTFKETFEGANRRRTLIVIGTNMLLHLTGLSFITNYGTIFIQMQDAFNPFSIKIITSVLTVVECILSQFLVDFVGRRPLMLFGSIWQTLGLFCMGALGTVNNPPLSIRNGIIALMPLFQAGFNIGWGAHMHVVVAEIPTLRLRDKTYAMGAACNIAVQFLTSFSVTYLIHAQYASLGSKVGFVFGGFCLLSVLFTWFFIPECTGKTLEEIDRLFIAGVSIRDFKSASLGGSMAGRQGGCSEDHGRPPGLELKRGVEEPRGSDLLKGGIASDVQPAR